GAACAAACCAATTCTATGACTGACTACCTAGTTCTAGTATTGAAACTTTATCCAAATGTACACTCTTCCATTAATTCATGAGCACAAAATCTCGTAGTCAGTCTGAAATGTGAATGCAGTGCAGTTTCATCTAAAATGTGAATGCGTTGACAAACCAAACGTGATCAAAACAAGcaacaaatcatatttaatctaCAACCAGCATTCTACAAATACAATTTTGATTGACTTccaaattatatattttatataataaatACCAACATTTTCCATACAAAACGCAATTAAACATCATAAATTCTAGTATTaagtgaaaatcaaatcaaaacaaACTCCCGCTTTGGTGAAAACTCTTTGGAGGGCGAAACTTATGGTATATATTGTCCAATCATAAACCTAATAATGAGATTAAAAAACTAATCACAAATACACGATGGAAAGAGTGCACTATGTATCAATAACCAACGACAAAAATATTGATGACAAATACACAGATGGAAAGATATAAGACTAAAATGATCTAGATTCGTTCTAAACCTTAGTTAATATAAGATCATATATATTCTGTTTCTGAAATAATTAGGAATTTGATCATAATTCACCACAAAAGCAATAAACTGGGAAAATCTAGTGTAGTTGTTCTACACAgtgagctatgatgttctacatTCTGAACTTTCATGTTCTAAAGTATTGAGAGTATAAAATTCGAAACATTCACGATTGTATTAAACATCAAATATAAGGAACATAATAAATCTTAAAAGCGCTAAAAACATTCAAAACTTTGCAGACCAAATAATCACAAAAATAAATTCTGAAAAATTtcgaaaaaatcaaaaattaatcaaaaattaataaataaatttcgctAAAATTCAAGCACCGAATTCTTACTCTTGTGTATCTTCTGGATTTTTTTGATGGTTTttcatgttaattttttttttttgctgaaaatcaaaggttaacGAAAGGTAACTTCGATTAATGTATAAAAACAACGAAAGAAGTTCGAAATTAGGTTACAAATATGCTTACCTTCGTCGTTCgtattgtttttcttttccattCATCTTCAATTGAATAAATTAGGTTAAAATTAGGAAAAATTGTAGAAGGAGAGAAGAAATGTAGAACAATTGAACTCAAATTTACCTTAAATCAACAATTGAAGCTGCAACGAAAGAGCGCTTGGCTGTTTTGTAGCTGTGATGGTGGTTTCcttcagaggagagagaaaactgcGGGGAGAACAGAGAGTAGTCACAAAATCGCGTGAGAGGGAGAGAGTGAATAGGGAgggtttagagagagaaagttacgTGGGTTTAATGAAAGAGTGATTGTGTTTAACTGGGAAGTTGGATGGTTTTTCTCATATAATCATAGCCATTAGATTGAATCTAATCCTACGGATTAGATTCATTCTCATATATAGTGTATACTCACATAAGGATGTATTTTCACATGATCCCTCCcctatgtatatatatatatatatatatatatatatatatatatatatatatatatatatatatatatatatatatatatatatatatatatatatatatatatatatatatatatatatatatatatatatcgaaCTTGTTTTTTTAAACGCCGACGTCACTGTCTACTTGGCAGTTGGACTGCCATCAAGGCGGTCTTTTGTGAAAGAATGCcttatacaaaagtttgtaatatCAAATTCCTCCATTATCACATTGAATGCTCTTTACTTCTCGTTCAAATTGAATGCATATAAAAGCTATAAACATTTAATTTTGGCAAGTTAATTTCCACGCATAAGAAGGAAAGAATATGGGCATTAAGAATTATACTTGTACTAATCTTAACTAATTTGGTAATAATAAATTACAACTTACAAGTGGATATTTAATTTGAAGTTATAGTACTAGCTAGCTATATACTTGGTATAAAAATCTAATGAAAGaataaaattgaatgaaattacACAAGGCAAGATGAATAGTATATGTTGTAAAGTTCAAACAAGTCTAGGATGTTGTGGCAGTACACTCCTTAGGAAGGCCTTGAGGAAACCTTTTCAAGTCTGTGCAGTAATTGTAAATCATGTAGTTGTTCTGCACCCACTTCATCCTAGTCTGACTTGCGTTATCAAGCTCTTGTGTCAACCACCCGGCATTGCTAGTAGACGCTTTGGTTGAACGTGAGCTGCAGGATGATCTACCCTTTGCCACAAAACAAGCGTTGGCATTGAAGTTCCTGTATGATGCAGTAAATGGTGCTTTTGACCAATCTGCCTTCACTCTCCCACCTTGTGTTGCCCAATCATCTGCATTCCACAGACTCGAATATAGCCTCATTGGCTGCTTCTTGGGGAATGGAACTCCAATTGACTCCCAGTTTTTGAATTCTCTGATGGCTGTACCGTCAACTGAAAATCTGTAAATTGGTAAACACTACCATGAGCCTTTTGTTCCCTTGAAAGTTTACAAATTTTTTACTTGTCAGAATTAGTGTTTTAAGAATATACACAACTTACATAATTCTTCTCGGATTCCAGAGGATGGAATAAGTGTGGAATTGGGCAGTTGGGTCAAACCAGAGGTGAAATTGTTGTTCCCTTCCACCTTTCCCCTGGCTGAAGACATTTGTATGAAGTGTGTACGGGTGACCAGAAACGTTACCCAAGAACTCGAAGTCTATCTCATCATGCTTTGGTCCTTGTGATGACAACTGCATACCAAAAAAAGATTTAGCCAACTGATATAGTTAGTTATTGACAGAATATGTAGATAATGCAATGCAAAAACTTACATAATAGGCGGTGACAGTTCCAGCAGAGTTTCCAGGGACGAGTTTAAGCTGCATATCAATCTTACCAAATAGATACTCGTTCTTAGACTGAAACCCGGACCCAGAGGTTTTATCAAGTGAAAGAGTAAGCTGTTTTCCATTGTTGAGAACCTTGCCCCTACCATCACCCCAGGTGATGTCAAAGTCTCGGCCAAGGTTTCCATCCGCGgaggcaacaacaacaacaacaacaagggaAGAAGCAATGATCAAGAGTGAATAGCACAAGAAAGCAGGTGTTTGAGCCATACTGGTAAATGACTTAAAATTGATTGCTATGTTTGGTTACACAACGTATAAATAGGGTTTAAAAAAGACTAGGATAAATGAAGGTGAAACAGCTGGGGCGGGGCAGTAATAGAGAGGAAGCTAGGTCATGATCTGAACTTCTGTAGGTGAAACAGCTGCAGGTTTAGCTGGATAGTAATGTATGTATGGTACGTAGCAATAAAGCAGTGGGGGTGATATACTGATATTGATGGGTTTTAAGTTTTAGTTGTTACTCCATACTCCATAGTAATACTAGTTGATAGTTATATTTGTGGTTGTGGACCTACACGTTTTTAATTTGATGTTCAAAAAAGGGTATTCATAACTTGTGATTCTTACCCATATTGCCCAACTTGGGAGGCTGGATGGTTGAGGACTGATGTAAGTTGCTCATCTTATGTTTGTAAGATGTCGGCAGGGAAGTGTGTTTGAAAAAAAGTTGTTAAAACAATTTATAGACTACAGCTGGTGTTGAGATGGATAGATATTGAGAATCCAAGCAGTGGCCTCGATTAGATCACCAACGACACTGCGTTGCTGCTTGTATTATAATGGGTCTTCTAACACGGTTTTAAACCAGTTGATCAAACATTCATTTACTCTGACAGATTCAGATTCTTTTTAGAGTAACACGATTTTGATTTCAGAGAAGACTTGCACAAGGTTTCCGGACTAGGTAACAGATGAACAAAGTGATCAACCATCAGGCTACAAAATCAAGTACTATGTACTAATACATGATAATTCGTTTACAAGTTTCTGATACACATATCTCTTGCATAAAAGCATTCAACTATTACACTGCAATTTCAAGTTATTCAGTTGACGGCGCCACCAAAAGCTTGATTTTGCAATTCCAAAAAGCTTGTTCCATTATGTGGTGAGGTATTTACAAAAACAACCCATCCCTTCTTTAGCCTCATCCGTATTTAGCTAAACTCTGATACCAGAGAACTGACAGCATAATGTTGGTTACTGAATCCTCACCAGGCCACTCAACTCGAGCCAAAATCTGCTGCAGCTGAGATTTCAAAAACAATATCAATGTCTTTAGttacatttttttaattttgattcaATACGAATTAATTGCTCCATTTCAAACACATAagccatttttttttattcaatacgTGTATGAAAGAATTTTTGGTTCATTATTTTCGTTTCGTACATCACATTTCGGTTTAAATCAAGCTGGGAATAATTAGAAAAGGGTAACTAAACAAGAACACAAAGGAATCACCCAGAAAAAGTCTCCTGAATTTGACAGTCACAAGTCACAACAAGTTAGACTTCAAAGCAAAACTCCAGCAACATATCACAAGAAACTTTTCTATCATACTTGTTAAGTTTGTTatgacaaacaaataaacaaaatgtTATCAGGTAGTTCTTCACCAGCTTTCCGAGGCAAAAGGAGAAGTCATACACAATTCAAATGGAAAGTTTGCTGAAAGAGTCCAAGTGAACGAAACACAGTGGTGTTTCTGACTGCATGTATACTTATAAAGAGAACTAAGGGAGGCACAAATGGATGGGGATCAAACATACACAATTACACACCATAAGCAATGCAATACAAATAGGCTGTTTTCAGTTGACCTTGTGGCTTATATTCCGTGCATTATGTTTGTCTCCTACTTTTCAATTAATAGTAAATAGTTGTAGAATTCAGTAAATAATTGTATTCACATTATGTTTCCTGAATTGTGTATATTTAGGTTCCATTTGTTAGTCATCAAGCAACACAAGGTAGTATTTGTAGCCAGCTACACTAAACTGACTGTTATGTCAAATGGGTATAGGTGCTGGACAAAACCGAAAAGGGCAATCATTTGTGTTTTGCAATTTCAAAGAAGGGACAAAGGTCCCGACGGCAAGTGATCTCCTTAGCACATGTGGCACGTTGATATTTCCGACAAAAACTAAGGACTACACTCACTTTTCCATTTAAGCAAGCATCAATATGATCATTAAAGGCACTTGTTCTACTTCTGTAGTTACTCTATCCTTTCCAAACCATATGGAAGAAGACTAATTCAGACGGCGGGTTGAAAATTTTCCAGGTAAAAGGCGAAGAGGAGTTTCCTAAAAGGAAAAGTTTGAAATATTTGATACCCAAATACTATGATCTCGTACGGCCCAAACAACAGCCCTATTGCATAAAGTGATAAAAAGAGATAATAAAGGAGGAATGCTAAATGTCAAGGGATATGGACACAAGTTACCCAAATACAACCATTTTTAGTACCAGCACAAAAGATGTGAGTACCGATAACACAAATGATTTTTAATGGTTTGTACTTCTTAGCAATGATTGGTAATTCCAATACCATACTACTATGGGTACCAAAACGAgtcacttgtgtccatatggacacatATGGACACAAGACACTTGAGACTTAAAGTTCATCGCCAGTAAAGAGCTACTATTATACCATAAAACAAAGGCGAACATTAAATGATGTGGATACTTTTTTCTCCAGTCTGTGGCTCATGTAACTCATAGTATTCAGGACTCCGGAGGAGGAAGTTCATGTAATATATGATAAAATATGCCCTGTTCAGGACTTCAGGCATATGCAACCCAGAAAACCTCTTGAAACCACTTAATCTTTCAAATGTATATCCCGTTTCCTGTTCCCTCTTTTCCAGAAGCCCTCTTAAAATCTTTCCAAGTTTCAATCATCTAATTGCGCATACTACTCATTCCTGTTCAACGGGTAATATGAAGTTTCAATAGTCACTTCTGCTTAAATTCGGCATCAAAATCTCTTTTGGTTTTTCAGTGTCTAGGTTTTACAGGGGAATAGAGACCAATTGTACGTCACTCCAAGATGCAGAAATTTGCACTCAGTCTATTATTTTGCTTTCAAAACACAGTACTAAGCAACATATGAAAGAAAAGAGATGAAAATGGAGCACATGTTAATGGGAGGCAATGCAAATGTGATTATGGCAAAGCAGCAATAGAATATGAGATTCATGGCCATTCACTGAGGACTATTGATTTTGATTGGCTTTTACTTAAGTATCAGAAGAAACTAAAATAAATCTTCTGGTTGAAAATCAACACATTTTCTTATTCAGCAAAGATTTTTGCAGAAATAGTCATCAAGACAGGAAATAACAAAAACTAGATGGTAACAAGGTATAAAACCTGAAACTAACCTTTGGAAGATGATGGTACAACAAAGACGTGCAGTTTCACATGGTTTGGAGGAAGAGCCAGCCGCATAGGATATAGCTTTCCATTCAAAGGACTGCGTGAGCATAATGTAACCTCTGTTAACCCGGTCTCTTCCTGTAACATCTGAGTGAGCTCCTGCACGCCGCCACTCcctttgaaaagaaaagaacattccCCATCTTCTTCATCAACAATATTTCCATGATCATCCACGACATTATAATGTATAACACGGCCTTCATTTTTCACAGCTGATGCACTAAACTCACCAGGCTGAAATTggaaagaaaaacaaattttcTTAGACATTGTCCCAAGGTCATTTAACTTTTGAAATGCTCCATGAGCATAGTAATTGATCACATCCACCcataccatctaattaaatttcTAAATTTATTGGAGCAGGAAACATTCAAAAATTCTACAATGAGCATAGTAATTGATCACATCCACCCACATATTCCATCTAATTCTATTTCCCATTAGCATTCCATTTTAAATTAGAGAGGTAAAGCACTACTATACTAGGAACAAACTGAACTGGTTTTAGCAGGAAAATGCAGTAAACAACAACTTATAAAATGTAACATTCATGCCCATGTTAATTATAAAATGTACGAGCACAATCAGTTAAAGTTGATACTCCAAtgggttttttaaaaaaaatcacccGATACCCTTAAAACTAACCTACATCAAAATCAATTAACAACAACAGTAAagtagaaagaaaagaaaagttaCCCCAGCATTAGAATTGGAAACCCTGAGAGAAGAAGCATCAAACTCAGACTCACACCTCTCAAATTTACTCTTCTCCTTCTCTTCCTCCTCTTGAACCTCCACCTTTTGCACTTTGTCATCATAGACCTCCAAAACCTCAATCTCCCATAGAACCCAATCCTGGGTATGACTCCTACTAGGAACATCATGAGTAATCGAATTTCGCCACGGCGGTAACCCACCATTTGCCCTTAAAAAATTACCGTACCTTGTCTTCAGCCTCACCTGCATCCCCTCCCTAGTAGGCTCCCACTCGATCGAGGAATCAAGCCGCCTCGGCAATGTTTGTTTCACCTTTTTCCCGGTTACCCCTAACAAGAATTCGTCGTCGGTGGCAGTTAAGAATTTGTTGAAGCAACTCTTGAACCGGACCAGGTCTACCCCTTCCACGGATTTGACGTACTCCACACTCCATCGCGCGTACTTTGATCCGCCGTGGCGGTCTTGGCACACCGATTCGCCGTCGTCATCGGCGATCAGGTACTTGTCGTGGTGGCTTCGTAGGCGCACTGTTTTTGCGTTCTGGAATAAATCCATCCCACCACCCTGGTATCCAACAAATAGAGTGTCAATAATTAATCAACAATCACAATAATATTGAAGCCGTATTCTCAAAAGAATAATATTGAATCACGAACCTATCTAATGCGGCCGTGCTCAGGTAATTGATTTATTTGTAACTTTGAACAAGAAACTGCAAAATTGGTTCAATTGGGATGTTTTACCGAATTGAGTTGCAGTGTTTttggattgaattgaattgaattgaatttctaGGAATTTGATTGGAAAATTTTAAGATTGGAAGAGTggggggaatttgatgatggTTGTACGGTAACAAGACGACATGAaccacaaactaattaacaataGTACCAAAGCCGACCCAGAAGGATGGGGCTGGCTGCATGAACCACGAATATATTAGTCGTGTTCTTCGTGTACAAAGAATAAACCAATGAATTAGGTGAAATGGGTTTATGATTGTATAATTTtgatgaagaaactgcaaaatTTAATCCAATTTAGATGATTGTTGTTTGGGATGTGAGAATATAATCTGTTGTTTTAACGGTCATAAGATTTTGATTTGGGTAGATTTAGAGAAAGGGGaaattacttttttttgttatttgtttTTTGAGTGACAGTCAGAAAACTTAGAAGTGGATGTAACGTCTGCTTTGCCGTAATTGATAGGATTTTCATATGAATTTGCTGGCCAtgtctttttgtattgttgacCAACATCCACACGTAAACGTGTATCATCTTCAATTATTGGATGATTAGATCATCATTACGGTAGAGATTCTAGTCATATTTGGCcgtattttcttgttttattacaGATCGTGTTAGATAGACCGTGTTTTTTACTTAAACTCGCTAGTGGGTAAGACACATTTATGTAATTGCATGTTAATCTCAGAAGTAACATTCACATTTGTAATTTATCTTTCTAATAGAACTATTTGGATCGTTTTTGTTATATGCTAAGTATATCTATAcgcactaaaaaaaaaaaaaacaaagaaaaagtaaATTGGTTTTGTCAAGCATTTGATTAGCATGAAGAAATAAAATATGATAAAAAAAAGTGGGACAAAAGATTTGGATACGAAACAATAGCGCACCTTGTAAGCACCAAGAACAAAAGCAGATGTGGATGAGCCTGATGATACTGACTGATTACTTTGGTCCTCAACCGATGAATTAGAACGATTATGGCGAGTTAATTTTTGAGCAAAAGAGAAAGAAGACTTATACAAAGAGACAGCTTTATTAGTATGAGATAATGTCTTGGAGTTATTTGGCCAAGAACATGTATCTAATTCTAAGTCACCAATTGCTGCATCATCATCTAGAATATCCACCACCCAAAACACCCAATCCTGCGTGGTTTTCCTCTCGGGAACATCCACAGTTACCGTGTCCCTCCAAGGTGGAGTCCCGGCGTTAGCCCTGAGGAATTTCCCTGTGAGTGGG
This sequence is a window from Spinacia oleracea cultivar Varoflay chromosome 1, BTI_SOV_V1, whole genome shotgun sequence. Protein-coding genes within it:
- the LOC110795362 gene encoding probable xyloglucan endotransglucosylase/hydrolase protein 23, translated to MAQTPAFLCYSLLIIASSLVVVVVVASADGNLGRDFDITWGDGRGKVLNNGKQLTLSLDKTSGSGFQSKNEYLFGKIDMQLKLVPGNSAGTVTAYYLSSQGPKHDEIDFEFLGNVSGHPYTLHTNVFSQGKGGREQQFHLWFDPTAQFHTYSILWNPRRIIFSVDGTAIREFKNWESIGVPFPKKQPMRLYSSLWNADDWATQGGRVKADWSKAPFTASYRNFNANACFVAKGRSSCSSRSTKASTSNAGWLTQELDNASQTRMKWVQNNYMIYNYCTDLKRFPQGLPKECTATTS
- the LOC110795357 gene encoding uncharacterized protein isoform X1; the encoded protein is MEYFTKAKFIRLRSHHNRYLIAGSDGESVKQSKQGQIPQARWAVELVQDKRNTVRLRSCYEKYLTASDEPFLLGWTGKKALQTLQTDCSLSVQWEPIGEEFYVKLRAPLTGKFLRANAGTPPWRDTVTVDVPERKTTQDWVFWVVDILDDDAAIGDLELDTCSWPNNSKTLSHTNKAVSLYKSSFSFAQKLTRHNRSNSSVEDQSNQSVSSGSSTSAFVLGAYKGGGMDLFQNAKTVRLRSHHDKYLIADDDGESVCQDRHGGSKYARWSVEYVKSVEGVDLVRFKSCFNKFLTATDDEFLLGVTGKKVKQTLPRRLDSSIEWEPTREGMQVRLKTRYGNFLRANGGLPPWRNSITHDVPSRSHTQDWVLWEIEVLEVYDDKVQKVEVQEEEEKEKSKFERCESEFDASSLRVSNSNAGPGEFSASAVKNEGRVIHYNVVDDHGNIVDEEDGECSFLFKGSGGVQELTQMLQEETGLTEVTLCSRSPLNGKLYPMRLALPPNHVKLHVFVVPSSSKAAADFGSS
- the LOC110795357 gene encoding uncharacterized protein isoform X2 yields the protein MEYFTKAKFIRLRSHHNRYLIAGSDGESVKQSKQGQIPQARWAVELVQDKRNTVRLRSCYEKYLTASDEPFLLGWTGKKALQTLQTDCSLSVQWEPIGEEFYVKLRAPLTGKFLRANAGTPPWRDTVTVDVPERKTTQDWVFWVVDILDDDAAIGDLELDTCSWPNNSKTLSHTNKAVSLYKSSFSFAQKLTRHNRSNSSVEDQSNQSVSSGSSTSAFVLGAYKGGGMDLFQNAKTVRLRSHHDKYLIADDDGESVCQDRHGGSKYARWSVEYVKSVEGVDLVRFKSCFNKFLTATDDEFLLGVTGKKVKQTLPRRLDSSIEWEPTREGMQVRLKTRYGNFLRANGGLPPWRNSITHDVPSRSHTQDWVLWEIEVLEVYDDKVQKVEVQEEEEKEKSKFERCESEFDASSLRVSNSNAGPGEFSASAVKNEGRVIHYNVVDDHGNIVDEEDGECSFLFKGSGGVQELTQMLQEETGLTEVTLCSRSPLNGKLYPMRLALPPNHVKLHVFVVPSSSKG